One window from the genome of Nocardioides conyzicola encodes:
- the tal gene encoding transaldolase translates to MSDRLKKLADAGVSIWLDDLSRERIETGNLADLIKEKSVVGVTTNPTIFAAAIANGERYDGQVRKLVEQGEPVDRVIFELTTEDVRNACDIFEPLAGEESADGRVSIEVEPTLANDTEGTIASARALWSAVDRSNVLIKIPATKEGLPAITAAIAEGISVNVTLIFGKVRYQEVMDAYLTGLEAARDAGLDLSRIQSVASFFVSRIDTEVDARLEKIGSDEALALRGKAAVANARIAYAAYEEVFASDRWKQLEAAGANPQRPLWASTGVKNPDYSDTMYITELVVANTVNTMPEKTMDAFADHGEVQGDQVTGKADEAQAVFDQLAAVGIDFEDVLVTVEHEGVDKFKKSWTELTETVQGQMEKAAA, encoded by the coding sequence ATGAGTGATCGTTTGAAGAAGCTCGCAGACGCGGGGGTGTCGATCTGGCTCGACGACCTGTCCCGCGAACGGATCGAGACCGGCAACCTCGCCGACCTAATCAAGGAGAAGTCGGTGGTCGGAGTGACCACCAACCCCACGATCTTCGCGGCGGCCATCGCCAACGGGGAGCGCTACGACGGACAGGTCCGCAAGCTCGTGGAGCAGGGCGAGCCGGTGGACCGGGTGATCTTCGAGCTCACCACCGAGGACGTCCGCAACGCCTGCGACATCTTCGAGCCGCTGGCCGGCGAGGAGTCGGCGGACGGCCGGGTCTCGATCGAGGTCGAGCCGACCCTGGCCAACGACACCGAGGGCACCATCGCGTCCGCGCGCGCCCTGTGGTCGGCCGTGGACCGCTCCAACGTGCTGATCAAGATCCCCGCCACCAAGGAGGGGTTGCCGGCCATCACGGCCGCGATCGCCGAGGGCATCAGCGTCAACGTGACGCTGATCTTCGGGAAGGTCCGCTACCAGGAGGTCATGGACGCCTACCTGACCGGGCTCGAGGCCGCGCGTGACGCCGGCCTGGACCTCAGCCGCATCCAGTCCGTGGCGTCGTTCTTCGTGTCCCGCATCGACACCGAGGTCGACGCCCGCCTGGAGAAGATCGGCTCGGACGAGGCGCTCGCCCTGCGCGGCAAGGCCGCCGTGGCCAACGCCCGGATCGCGTACGCCGCGTACGAGGAGGTCTTCGCCAGCGACCGCTGGAAGCAGCTCGAGGCGGCGGGCGCCAACCCGCAGCGTCCGCTGTGGGCCTCCACCGGCGTCAAGAACCCCGACTACTCCGACACGATGTACATCACCGAGCTCGTCGTCGCGAACACGGTCAACACGATGCCCGAGAAGACCATGGACGCGTTCGCCGACCACGGTGAGGTCCAGGGCGACCAGGTCACCGGCAAGGCCGACGAGGCCCAGGCGGTCTTCGACCAGCTGGCCGCGGTCGGCATCGACTTCGAGGACGTGCTGGTCACCGTCGAGCACGAGGGTGTCGACAAGTTCAAGAAGTCGTGGACCGAGCTGACCGAGACCGTCCAGGGCCAGATGGAGAAGGCGGCCGCGTGA